The genomic stretch CAAAACAACTGTCAAACGAGCGAGCCAAAACGAACATGATGAATAATGTGTAcaggggcggacgaaggctgatttgagctgcaggcgaagactgattttgccgccccccccccctcaaatttttattttatatgaaacgcattttctatagaatcgaaaatttgattattcgataCACGGAGAACGAAACGAGGTTTTTGTAGCGGACTGGTTAGTGCAGCTCAACTGCGAATAAATTTATTCTAGCTTAAGGATCAATTTAAATGTTTctcatttatttacaaataacaagtttcTTCTATCACTTCCTCGTGTATGCACTTTCCTTTTTACTGTCTGCCTTTCCCAATACTAAATTTAGTGTAATGAATTTCCATaaacttatttatttaatttagttACTCACGAGTGTTGCTCTGAACGattataattttaaatactgcCTGATATTAAACTAGTAGGTCGCAAACTTGCTCACAAATCTTTTCAATTCTCACGGGTGCGGGTTACAACTGCTCTAATTCAACTAGTCATCATATCTGACGGTTCTGTCTTGATGGTTGGGAGGCAAACGAGAGTGTAAAGCTGTCCGCGCAGAGACTGGCGATTTTGCTATATTCGCCAACGGAGTTCTTAAGGCTGCATGAGTTGCAACATTCTCCCCCCGGTGCATCTTGCGGCCCGTCAGGAGTGCACTCTCTTTCACATCTAATAAAGCCAGTTTCGTCATTGGGCGTCGTAGTTCACCTTTGGAGGTGCGCACAACTGCCTGTCGAATGTAACCTTCGCTGTCTTTTATCACCTGAACTATTCGGCCTCGTATCCACTCATTGCGTTTTGCCTCATCGGCAATCAAGACTAAGTCCCCTTCTTCGGCTGGACGGGTTTCGTCGAACCACTTTGTTTGTCTTCGGATTACTGGCAAATACTCTACCAGCCAACGGTTCCAAAACGTAGTAAGTTGGTTTTGAATTTGCTCCCACATTTCCATTAGGAGCTTTAGCTTAGATATCCCGGTAATTGATACTGGTTGTTTCACCCCTCCCGAGCACCCGAGTAAGAAGTGATTTGGCGTGAGAGCTTCGGACTCTTCAGAATCTAACGGTAGGTAGGTCAGAGGCCGTGAATTCACCAAGCTCTCTGCCTCCACGACTAAAGTCTGTAACCCCTCATCATTCAAATTCCCATCCGAATACGCTTCTTCCATTGCTGTTTTAACCGAACGAACCAAGCGCTCCCACGCGCCGCCCATGTGCGGGGCTGCCGGTGGAATGAAAGTCCTCTTAGTTGCCGCATTCGTGAAAGTTTCTGACAATCCTGCGTTTATCTGTTCGCGGAGCAAACGTTCTGCGCCTTGAAAGTTTGTCCCATTGTCGCTTAAGAATTCAACTGGCGATCCGCGGCGACTAACGAATCTCCTCACACACGCAATGCAGGAGGCTGTGGACAGGCCATATGCGATTTCCAAATGCACTGCACGCACGGTGAGGCAGGTAAAGAGGGCAATCCATCGTTTGACGCTTGATCGTTTAACTTTCACCGAGAGTGGGCCGAAATAGTCTATTCCGACGTAGCTGAACGGGCGTATATGGTGAGCCAACCGCGCTGTCGGTAGCGGAGCCATTATCGGCATCAGTGGTTTGGTTTTACGAATTTTGCAATGTTGGCACATCCTAGATACGGTTTTCActaaccaagttttttttgctctatttggggccccaaacaatcctgaatttattggaagtcgattggttttgtctccgcttggcgcattgcaatttaaatttatatggagatttgtatggaaaaaccaacttttttgcattttccgttctaaagagctcaaaatggctcaaaccataggtttcatggtaggttttttgatgccaaacaacttggccgaagacactaaagaactagggtgtgccaaaaaaatactagagctgttcaaagttgagtatgtcgaaatttatgttgcaaatcattttttctgccaacactgccag from Wyeomyia smithii strain HCP4-BCI-WySm-NY-G18 chromosome 3, ASM2978416v1, whole genome shotgun sequence encodes the following:
- the LOC129732012 gene encoding uncharacterized protein LOC129732012, coding for MPIMAPLPTARLAHHIRPFSYVGIDYFGPLSVKVKRSSVKRWIALFTCLTVRAVHLEIAYGLSTASCIACVRRFVSRRGSPVEFLSDNGTNFQGAERLLREQINAGLSETFTNAATKRTFIPPAAPHMGGAWERLVRSVKTAMEEAYSDGNLNDEGLQTLVVEAESLVNSRPLTYLPLDSEESEALTPNHFLLGCSGGVKQPVSITGISKLKLLMEMWEQIQNQLTTFWNRWLVEYLPVIRRQTKWFDETRPAEEGDLVLIADEAKRNEWIRGRIVQVIKDSEGYIRQAVVRTSKGELRRPMTKLALLDVKESALLTGRKMHRGENVATHAALRTPLANIAKSPVSARTALHSRLPPNHQDRTVRYDD